A genomic stretch from Ictalurus punctatus breed USDA103 chromosome 2, Coco_2.0, whole genome shotgun sequence includes:
- the socs1a gene encoding suppressor of cytokine signaling 1a yields the protein MVAHGAVEDTSGTSADHQAPVLHPENRTHFRLFRNESEYKIINETKSMLEESGFYWGAMKVEEAHHKLKNEPVGTFLIRDSQQTNFYFTLSYRASSGPASVRIHFQGLRFSLMGSKVSFETLFQLLEHYTSPAKKILLRPCRKQPVRSLQELCRKRIIEVSGAQSIEELPVNPIVKDFLRSFPYRL from the coding sequence ATGGTAGCGCACGGCGCCGTGGAAGACACGTCAGGCACGTCAGCGGATCACCAAGCCCCGGTCTTGCACCCCGAAAACCGCACGCACTTCCGCTTGTTCAGGAATGAGAGCGAATACAAGATCATCAACGAGACCAAATCTATGCTAGAGGAGAGTGGATTCTACTGGGGGGCCATGAAAGTCGAGGAGGCCCATCACAAGCTCAAGAATGAACCCGTGGGAACTTTCCTGATCCGGGACAGTCAACAGACAAACTTTTACTTTACACTGAGCTACAGGGCGTCTTCAGGTCCCGCCAGCGTTCGCATACACTTCCAGGGCTTGCGCTTCAGTCTCATGGGGAGCAAGGTGTCGTTCGAGACGCTCTTCCAGCTGTTGGAACACTACACCAGCCCTGCTAAGAAGATCCTGCTGCGGCCATGCAGGAAGCAGCCGGTACGCTCGCTCCAGGAACTGTGCCGCAAACGGATTATAGAAGTGTCTGGAGCGCAGTCTATCGAAGAACTTCCGGTCAATCCCATCGTCAAAGACTTCCTCCGCTCTTTTCCGTATCGGCTCTGA